The segment CAGGCGGCGCTGAGGATCAGCGGGTAGAGCACGTTCCAGAGCACCGCGCTCAGCAGGGCGAATCCCCCGGCACCGAGCGCGATCGCGGCCAGGACCGGTGAACGGTCACGCTGGAAGAGGCCGACGAGGCCGAGGACGACGGTGACGAGGGCGACGAAGCCCTCGACGATGCCGAGGATGCCGGTGATCGGACCGAACAGGTCGTAGGTCTGCGACAGCAGGATTCCGACCTGCACGAACAGCTGCAGCACGAGAAGCAGGACGAGGACGGCGGCCGAGATGATGGCGGCCAGTCCCCACGGGTTTCTGCGGCCTCGAGCGCCACCGGGCGCCGGGGCGACGCCGGCGGGGGCATAGCCGGCCGGCGGTGCGAAGGAGGAGGCCGGCGCCGCCGGCTCGACGCCGGGCGTAGGCGTGGGATCAGAAGGAGTGGAGTAGGACACGGCGACCTCGTCTCATCGAGGTTCCGAGTCTATGGTCAGCGCAGTCGCGTGCCGTCGGTCGGCACGCGACGGTACCCGTCACGGCGCACGGCGATCGCGGAAGCGACGATGCCCCACACGGAGGCTGCGGCAAGGAGGATGAGGAGTGACATGGCAGAAAAGCTATGCTTGACGCGATACTGCCAAAAGTGGCAGGATGGACACTGTCCGAATGATTTCTGCCATACCGTGGATGGGTACGGAAGGATCTGCCATGAGAACCGTCGCCTGCATCGTGACCGACGGGTTCGCCCCGTTCGAGTTCGGCGTCGCCTGTGAGGCATTCGGGCTGGATCGCTCGGCCGACGGTGTGCCGAACTTCGACTTCCGCGTGGTGACACCCGACCCGGGCCCCGTCTCATCCAAGCTCGGCTTCTCGATCAACGTCGCCGCCGATCTGGGCTTCGCCGACGAGGCCGATCTCGTGGTGGTCTCGCCCACTCCGCATGAGTACTGGGGCGATCCGGACCCCCGCGTGATCGAAGTGATCCGCCGCGCGGTCGATCGTGGTGCCTGGGTTCTCAGCGTCTGCAGCGGCTCCTTCGTGCTGGGCGCCGCCGGCGTGCTCGATGGACGACGCGCGACGACCCACTGGATGTACGCAGCGACGATGGCCGAGATGTTCCCCGCCGTCGAGGTCGACCCCGACGTGCTGTACGTCCAGGACGGCCGCATCATCACCAGCGCCGGCACCGCCGCCGGAATCGACGCGTGCCTGCACCTGCTCCGCCAGGAGCTCGGCGCGGA is part of the Microbacterium sp. ET2 genome and harbors:
- a CDS encoding GlxA family transcriptional regulator, giving the protein MRTVACIVTDGFAPFEFGVACEAFGLDRSADGVPNFDFRVVTPDPGPVSSKLGFSINVAADLGFADEADLVVVSPTPHEYWGDPDPRVIEVIRRAVDRGAWVLSVCSGSFVLGAAGVLDGRRATTHWMYAATMAEMFPAVEVDPDVLYVQDGRIITSAGTAAGIDACLHLLRQELGAELTNKIARRMVVPPQRDGGQAQFIDKPLPVSTSQSLAPVTDWMLDNLRSDLTVEQLAAKAHMSPRTFARRFKADHGATPAAWLARQRLIHAQRLLETTDLGLDRIAWESGFGSAAVLRQNFARTLGITPTAYRDRFCCVREGSTAASVLEPAL